GGTAAGGATGCACTGAGCGCATCGCCGCTGCGCCGTGCCCCGCGCAGGGAGCTAAAGCCGGGCGATGTGCGTGACATCCTGCCGATGCGCCTGCAGGTAAGGTAGGACCGCCCCCAGCAGCGGCGCCTTGAATCGCTCCTGGAAGCGATGCGCCAGCCCCGGAATCAGCCGCAACTGGCTGCCCCGGATATGTGCAGCCAGATGCACCCCGTGCATTACCGGCAGCAACGGATCGGCAGTGCCATGCACCACCAGCGTCGGCACCCGCAGCTGGTTGAGCAGCTCGACCCGACTGGGTTCGGCGAGGATCGCCATGATCTGGCGCTTGACCCCCTCCGGGTTGAACGCCCGGTCATACGCCACCGCGGCCTGCTCGAGCAGCGCGGCACGGTCATCAGGCACCTCGGGGCTGCCCAACGCCGCCAGCAGATCGGCCTGCTGCTCGATGGCCGCCTCACGACTCGGCGCGCCACGCCGCGCCAGGAGTTGCACCAACGCTGGCGCCGGGGCCGGCAGGCCGATGGCGCCCGAGCTGGACATTACCAGCGTCAGGCTGCGCACCCGACCCGGCGCCATGGCGGCGATGTGCTGGGCGATCATGCCGCCCATGCTCACCCCCAACACGTGAAACTGGCGGATCTCGAGTGTATCCATCAAACGTACGCCATCATTGGCCATGTCGGTGAGGCTGTAAGGCGCCGAAACCGGCAGCCCCAGCTTGTAGCGCAGCAGCTCGACGGTCAGGCTCGCCGAAGCCGGCGGCTGGTTCCACCGCGACAGGCCGACATCCCGGTTGTCGTAGCGGATCACCCGAAAGCCCTGGCGGCACAATGCCGCAACCACATCGTCCGGCCAGTGGATGAGCTGCCCGCCCAGGCCCATGACCAGCAACAAAGCTGGATCGCGGGGCGCGCCAACGCTCTGATAGACCAGGCTCAGCTCACCCAGGTCGACGCGTTGCACCGGCACGTGGACGTCGCAGCGAGCGTCGGCGAAACTCGCCGGCACGCTGACCAGCAGCAAGAAGAAAAGTAGTAAAGCCCGCATGAAAGAAACACCAGAATGCAGATCCCCAGTAGAGCGCGAGTCTGATGAAATCCGTTCGGGCGCGCTGCCACAAAACCGTGACAGTTTCGTGAACATTGCCGAGCGGTCGTGTGCATCTGGCTGTCGACAGCACTGGGCAACATGAGAGAAACTCAACGCCATCTCGTTTTAGCTCAAAGAATGCTCACGGAGCCGTCGTGCTGGAAATCCGCCACCTGAAAACCCTTCATGCCCTACGCGAAGCCGACAGCCTGGTGGAGGCCGCCGAACGCCTGCATCTGACCCAATCGGCGCTGTCGCACCAGTTCAAGGAACTGGAGGAACGCCTGGGGCTGCCACTGTTCGTGCGCAAGACCAAGCCGATCCGCTTCACCAGCGCCGGCCTGCGCCTGCTGCAACTGGCCGACGCCACCCTGCCGCTGCTGCGCGGTGCCGAGCGCGATATCGCTCGCCTGGCCGGCGGCACCGCCGGGCGCCTGCACATGGCCATCGAATGCCATAGCTGCTTCCAGTGGCTGATGCCGACCATCGACCAGTTCCGTGACGCCTGGCCGGAAGTGGAGCTGGATCTGGCCTCTGGCTTCGCCTTCGCCCCGTTGCCGGCCCTGGCCCGTGGCGACCTCGACCTCGTAGTGACCTCCGACCCGGTGGACCTGGCCGGCATTACCTACGTGCCACTGTTCACCTACGAAGCCATGCTTGCCGTGGCCAACCAGCACCCACTGGCCGGCAAGCCATACATCGTGCCCCAGGACTTGCTCGACCAGACCCTGATCACCTACCCGGTGGAACGCGACCGCCTGGACATCTTCACCCGTTTCCTGGAGCCGGCCGACATCGAGCCGGCGGCGGTGCGCACCTCGGAGCTGACGGTGATGATGATGCAACTGGTGGCCAGCGGGCGTGGCGTGTGCGGCATGCCGCACTGGGCCCTGCACGAGTACAGCTCGCGGGGTTATGTGAAGGGCAAGCGCCTGGGCGAGAAAGGCCTGTTTGCCACGCTCTATGCGGCGGTGCGCACCGATATGCTCGATGCGCCGTACATGCGTGACTTCCTGCTGACCGCCAAGGACACCTCGTTCGCCACCCTCGACGGGGTCAGCGCGGTGCGTTGAGGCCCTCGCGCCACAGCGGCAGGATCAGGTCGCGGGTCAGCGGCGCCAGGTCCAGGTCCGTCGCCTGGTCGCTAGCCAGCCACATCACCTCTTCGATTTCCGCCGCCGGTACTACCGCCTCGCGGCACTCGACACGGAACAGTTCGGCCTGGACCTCGAAGCCCGGCTCGTTGGCGGCCGGGGCGCTGAAGCGGCCCAGGTGGACGGCCTGGGCGGGATCGACATGCAGCCCCAGCTCCTCGTGCAGCTCACGCACCAGCGCCTGCGCCGGCGATTCGCCCGGGTCGATCTTGCCCCCCGGCTGCATGAAGGCCAGGGTATCGCGCTTGCGTACCAGCAGGGTCCGGCCCTGGAGGTCGATGAGCAGGGCGGCGGCGATTCGGATGGTCTTGGGCATGCTGGACTCTCGGTTTACTGAGGTTGCGCAGGATACCTGACAGGGTCCTGTCGCGGGACAAGCCCGCGCTCACAACGATTGCGATGGGGCCGGAACAGGCAGACGAACGGCCCCTTGCCATTCCCCTGCTTACCCGCCATAACCAACCCATGAATCTGCCCGCCCAGCTCCACCCGGTGCTCGACCTGTTCCACCCTGCTGTCGCCACCTGGTTCCGCCAGCGCTTTGCCACGGTCACCGAGGCCCAGGCCCGCGCCTGGCCGCTGATCCATGCCGGCCAGTCGATGCTGCTGGCCGCGCCGACCGGCTCGGGTAAGACCCTCAGTGCCTTTCTCGCGGTGCTCGACGAATTGTTCCGCCAAGGGTTGCAACAAGGCGGCGAGCTGCCCGCGCAAACCCAGGTGGTCTATGTGTCGCCGCTCAAGGCGCTGTCCAATGACATTCGCCTCAACCTCGACGCGCCGCTCGAGGGTATCGGCCAGCAGTTCGCACAACTCGGCCTCGAGGCCCCACGCATCACCACCGCCGTGCGTACCGGCGACACGCCCCAGAAGGAGCGCGCCGCCATGCGCAAGCTGGCGCCGCACATCCTGGTGACCACGCCGGAATCACTGTATGTGCTGATGGGCTCGGCCTCCGGTCGCCAGGGGCTGGCCAGTGTGCACACGGTGATCGTCGACGAGATCCACGCCTTGGCCGGCAACAAACGTGGCTGCCACCTGGCGCTGACCCTAGAACGTTTGCAGGCCCTCGCTGGCCGACCTTTGAGACGTATTGGCCTGTCTGCGACCCAGCGGCCGGTGGAGCGCGTGGCGCAGTTTCTGGTTGGCCACGAACGGCCCTGCGCCATCGTCGATATCGGCCATGTCCGCCAACGCGACCTGGCTCTGGAAGTACCGCCTGTGCCACTGGGCGCGGTCATGGCCACCGATGTCTGGAGCCTGGTCTACGAGCGCCTCGCGGTGCTCGCCCGCGAGCATCGCACCACGCTGGTGTTCGTCAACACCCGGCGCCTGGCCGAGCGCCTGACGCGTCACCTGGGCGAGCGCCTGGGCAACGACGCGGTCGCCGCCCATCACGGCAGCCTGGCCAAGGAGCATCGCCTGGCCGCCGAGCAGCGGCTCAAAGCCGGCGAACTGCAGGTGCTGGTGGCCACCGCGTCGCTGGAGCTGGGCATCGATATCGGCGATGTCGACCTGGTCTGCCAGATCGCCTCGCCGGGCTCGATCGCCGCGTTCCTGCAGCGGGTCGGACGCTCCGGCCACCAGGTCGAGGGCATCCCCAAGGGCCGCCTGTTCCCCACCTCGCGGGACGACCTGATCGAATGCGTGGCGTTGCTCGACTGCGTGCGCCAGGGCGAGCTGGACGCCCTGCACATCCCTCACGCACCGCTTGACGTGCTGGCTCAGCAGATCGTCGCCGAGGTCAGCAACCAGCCGTGGTCCGAACGCGCGCTGTTCGACCTGCTGCGCCAGGCCACGCCTTATGCCGAGCTGGACGAGGGCCATTACCAGGCCTTGCTGCGCATGCTCGCCGAGGGCTACAACGGCCGCCAGGGCGTGCGCGGCGCCTACCTGCATCGCGATGCGGTGAACGGCACCCTGCGTGGGCGTCGCGGCAGCCAGCTGACCGCGCTGACCAGCGGCGGCACCATTCCCGAGACGGCCGACTATGCGGTGCTGCTCGAGCCCCAAGCGTTGAACATCGGCAGCGTCAACGAGGATTTCGCCGTCGAGAGCATTGCCGGCGATATCTTCCAACTGGGCAACGCGTCGTACCGCATCCTGCGCGTCGAGCCTGGGCGGGTGCGGGTCGAGGACGCCCACGGCCTGCCACCGACCATTCCGTTCTGGCTCGGCGAAGCGCCTGGGCGCAGTGACGAACTGTCCGCCGCAGTGGCTCGGCTGCAGCAACGTCTCGACCAGCAATTGCAGGCCGGCGACACTCAACAGGTGCAGGCCTGGCTCCAGGCGACTTATGAACTGGACGAAGCCTGCGCCAGCCAACTGCTCGACTACCTTGGCCGTACCTGGCAGGTACTCGGCGCCCTGCCCTCGCAGCAGACGCTGGTGATGGAGCGCTTTTTCGACGAGTCCGGCGGCACCCAGCTGATCATCCACTCGCCCTTTGGCAGCCGTATCAACCGCGCCTGGGGCCTGGCCCTGCGCAAGCGCTTCTGCCGCACCTTCAACTTCGAACTGCAGGCGGCGGCCAGCGAGGACGCCATCGTGCTGTCCCTGTCCACCAGCCACAGTTTCGACCTGGACGAGGTGTGGCGCTACCTGAACAGCCGCAGTGCCGAAGCGATCCTGATCCAGGCGTTGCTCGACGCCCCGCTGTTCGGCGTGCGCTGGCGCTGGAATGCCGCGGTGGCCATGGCCCTGCCGCGTTACGTGGGCGGTCGCAAGGTGGCGCCGCAGATCCAGCGCATGAAGAGCGAGGACCTGGTGGCCTCGGTGTTCCCCGACCAGCTTGCCTGCCTGGAGAACATCGTCGGCGAGCGGCAGATCCCCGATCATCCATTGGTCGAGCAGACCCTCGACGACTGCCTGCACGAGGCCATGGACAGCGAGGGCTGGCTGGAGCTGCTGCGGCGCATGGAGCGCGGTGAAGTAGCCTTGCTCAGTCGCGATCTGCCGGCCCCCTCGCCGCTGGCCTCGGCGATACTCAATGCCCGCCCCTACACCTTCCTCGACGACGCGCCGCTGGAAGAGCGCCGCACCCAAGCCGTACACAACCGACGCTGGAGCGACGTGCACAGCGCCGACGACCTGGGCGCGCTGGACGCCGACGCCATTGCCGCGGTGCAAGCCGAAGCCTGGCCCCAAGCTCGTAACCCCGACGAAATGCATGAGGCGCTGATGAGCCTGGGGGCCATGACCGAGCACGAAGTAGATACCAATGGCGCCTGGCGCGACCTGTTGCAGCAACTGGCCAAGGCGGGCCGGGCCTGTCGCCTGGGTACGGGCGAACACAGTCTGTGGCTGGCCCGCGAGCGCCAGCAGGCGCTGCTGACGCTGTACCCGGATGCTCGCCTGGAACCGGACATGCCGCTATTGCCGGGCTATGACGCCCCGGTCGACAGCGATACCGCCCTCACCGAACTGCTGCGCTGCCGCCTCGATGGCTTTGGCCCGATGACGCTGGAGCAGATCGCGACACCTCTGGCGCTGAAGGCCGGGGACTGCGAACAGTCCCTGGCCCGCCTGGAGGGCCAGGGCCTGGTGATGCGCGGCCATTTCAGCCCCGGCCAGACGCGCCTGCAATGGTGCGAGCGGCACCTGCTGGCGCGCATTCATCGCTACACGGTCAAACGCCTGCGCCAGGAGATCGAACCGGTCAGTCTGCAGGACTACCTGCGCTTCCTGTTCGACTGGCAGCACGTGAGCGGCGAAACCCGTCTGCGTGGGTCGCAGGCGCTGCCCGAGGTGCTCGCCCAGCTGCAAGGTTTTCCCGCCGCCGCCGGGGCCTGGGAGGGCGACCTGCTGCCAGCGCGAATCAAGGACTACAGCCCCCACTGGCTCGATGAGGCCTGCCGCAGCGGCCAGTGGTCCTGGAGTCGGCTAGCGGCGACGCTATCGGCCAGCACCCTGGCCAGCACGCCCCTGGTGTTGCTGCCGCGCGAGCACCTGGGACTGTGGCGCAGCCTCACCCCCACGCCCGACCTCCAACAGCTGGGGGCCCGCGCGCAGCGAGTCTTGCAAACCTTGCAGGAGCAAGGCGCTTTGTTCTTCGACGAACTGGCCCATGAAGCCCACCTGTTGCCCAGCGAACTGGAATCGGCGCTGCAGGAACTGGTGGGCTCGGGCCTGGCCAGCGCCGACGGTTTCAGCGGCCTGCGCAGCCTCATCAGCCCCGCGGCCAGGCGCAAGCCGCGCACCAGCCGGCGCGGGCACCCAGCGCTGTCGAGCAGCATGGTCCATGCCGGGCGCTGGGCGTTGCTGCGCCGCTCGACCGTCACGGTCGACAGCGACCAGCGCCTGGAACATGTGGCCCGCAGCCTGCTGCGCCGCTATGGCGTGGTGTGCTGGCGCTTGCTGGAGCGCGAGAGCGATGTGCTGCCCCCGTGGCGCACACTGTTGCGCTGCTATCAGCGTCTCGAGGCGCGAGGCGAGATCCGCGGGGGGCGCTTCATTGCCGGGCTGGCGGGCGAGCAGTTCGCCCTGCCCGAAGCGGTAGGGTTGCTGCGCCAGGTGCGCAACCGCACGCCGGGCGGGGAACTAGTGATGGTCAGCGGCTGCGACCCTCTGAACCTGGTCGGCACACTGCTGCCGGGAACGAAAGTGCCGGCAGTGGCGGGCAATCGGCTGCTGTATCGCGACGGGGTGCCAGTCGCCAGTCGCGTGGCAGGGAAGTACCTGTTTGCGGTAGAAGCATCGGCCAGCGAACAGGACCGTTGGCGCCAGCTTCTGTTGCGCGATACAGCGGCGCAGGTTCAGCCCTTGGTCTGAAACCCGGCGAAGCGCTTGTTGAACCCGGCCACCCGCCCTTCCACCGTGGTCTTGCGCTGCTGCCCGGTGTACACCGGATGCGAAGCGCTGGAGACATCCAGCGCGACATAGGGATACGTCTGGCCATCGCTATGCACCTGGGTGCGGTCGGTATGCACCGTAGAACCGATCAGGAAGTACACATCGGCAGCCGTATCGTGGAACAGCACCGGGCGGTAGTCGGGGTGAATGCCAGCTTTCATGACGCAATCTCCTGGGAAGCAATAGTGATACTTTATAACGTATCACGATGCGAATGATTTTCGATACCCGAGTTTTCATTTTTCTGCCACCCGGTACGCTGGCAAAGCGCCGTCCAACCGGGCTATGGTCGGCCTTTGCCCAGGCCCCTGAGCCTGACCGAGCCATCCGCAAGGACCCCGTATGAGCCTGTCACTTCTCAGCCGTTACGCCTTCTTCGCCGCCTGCGTGCTGTTCACCCTCGCCAGCCTGCCGTTCCTCGCTCACGACTGGCTGTGGCCGTTCGCCCTGACCACCGGCGTACTGAGCCTGATCGGTGTGTTCGACCTACTGCAGCAACGCCACGCGGTACGCCGCAACTATCCGATCCTCGGCAATATCCGCTACCTGGTCGAGGGCATCCGCCCGGAGATCCGCCAGTACCTGCTGGAGTCCGACAGCGATGCGCTGCCCTTCTCCCGGGCCCAGCGCTCGCTGGTGTATGCCCGGGCCAAGAACGAGGCCTCGGACAAACCCTTCGGCACCCTGATCGATGTGTACGAGTCGGGCTTCGAATTCATCGGCCATTCCATGCGCCCCGCGCCGCTGGCCGACCCGGCAGCCTTTCGCGTCGTGGTCGGCGGCCCGCAATGCACGCAGCCGTACTCCGCGTCGATCTTCAACATCTCGGCCATGAGCTTCGGCTCGCTCAGCGCCAACGCCATCCGCGCCCTCAATCAGGGCGCCAAGCTGGGCAACTTCCACCACGACACCGGCGAAGGCAGCATCAGCCCCTACCACCGCGAGCACGGCGGCGACCTGGTGTGGGAACTGGGCAGTGGCTACTTCGGCTGCCGCACCGCAGATGGCCGCTTCGACCCCGAGCGCTTCGCCGCCCAGGCGCAGAGCCCGCAGGTGCGGATGATCGAGATCAAGATGAGCCAGGGCGCCAAACCCGGCCACGGCGGGATCCTGCCCAAGCACAAGGTGACCAAGGAGATCGCCGAGACCCGCGGCATCCTGATGGGCGAGGACTGCATCTCGCCGTCGCGTCACAGCGCCTTCTCCACGCCGATCGAAATGATGCAGTTCATCGCCCAGTTGCGTGAGCTGTCCGGCGGCAAGCCGGTGGGCTTCAAGTTCTGCCTCGGCCACCCCTGGGAGTTCATGGGCATTGCCAAGGCCATGCTGGAAACCGGCATTCTCCCTGACTTCATCGTCGTCGACGGCAAGGAAGGCGGTACTGGCGCCGCCCCGGTGGAGTTCACCGACCATATCGGCGTGCCGCTGCGTGAAGGCCTGCTGTTCGTGCATAACACCATGGTGGGCCTGAATCTGCGCGACAAGATCAAGCTCGGCGCCAGCGGCAAGATCGTCAGCGCCTTCGACATCGCCAGCGTGCTGGCCATCGGCGCCGACTGGGCCAACTCGGCGCGCGGCTTCATGTTCGCCATCGGCTGCATCCAGTCGCAGAGTTGCCACACCAACAAGTGCCCCACCGGCGTGGCCACCCAGGACGCCCTGCGCCAGCGCGCACTGGTAGTGCCGGACAAGGCCCAGCGGGTGTTCAACTTCCATCACAACACCC
This sequence is a window from Pseudomonas maumuensis. Protein-coding genes within it:
- the metR gene encoding transcriptional regulator MetR, which translates into the protein MLEIRHLKTLHALREADSLVEAAERLHLTQSALSHQFKELEERLGLPLFVRKTKPIRFTSAGLRLLQLADATLPLLRGAERDIARLAGGTAGRLHMAIECHSCFQWLMPTIDQFRDAWPEVELDLASGFAFAPLPALARGDLDLVVTSDPVDLAGITYVPLFTYEAMLAVANQHPLAGKPYIVPQDLLDQTLITYPVERDRLDIFTRFLEPADIEPAAVRTSELTVMMMQLVASGRGVCGMPHWALHEYSSRGYVKGKRLGEKGLFATLYAAVRTDMLDAPYMRDFLLTAKDTSFATLDGVSAVR
- a CDS encoding FMN-binding glutamate synthase family protein, whose protein sequence is MSLSLLSRYAFFAACVLFTLASLPFLAHDWLWPFALTTGVLSLIGVFDLLQQRHAVRRNYPILGNIRYLVEGIRPEIRQYLLESDSDALPFSRAQRSLVYARAKNEASDKPFGTLIDVYESGFEFIGHSMRPAPLADPAAFRVVVGGPQCTQPYSASIFNISAMSFGSLSANAIRALNQGAKLGNFHHDTGEGSISPYHREHGGDLVWELGSGYFGCRTADGRFDPERFAAQAQSPQVRMIEIKMSQGAKPGHGGILPKHKVTKEIAETRGILMGEDCISPSRHSAFSTPIEMMQFIAQLRELSGGKPVGFKFCLGHPWEFMGIAKAMLETGILPDFIVVDGKEGGTGAAPVEFTDHIGVPLREGLLFVHNTMVGLNLRDKIKLGASGKIVSAFDIASVLAIGADWANSARGFMFAIGCIQSQSCHTNKCPTGVATQDALRQRALVVPDKAQRVFNFHHNTLRALAEMLAAAGLEHPAQLEAKHLVRRISATEIKLFSQMHVFLKPGELLTGEVNGQFYSRMWQLARADSFEPQSEVAA
- a CDS encoding type B 50S ribosomal protein L31 — translated: MKAGIHPDYRPVLFHDTAADVYFLIGSTVHTDRTQVHSDGQTYPYVALDVSSASHPVYTGQQRKTTVEGRVAGFNKRFAGFQTKG
- a CDS encoding DEAD/DEAH box helicase is translated as MNLPAQLHPVLDLFHPAVATWFRQRFATVTEAQARAWPLIHAGQSMLLAAPTGSGKTLSAFLAVLDELFRQGLQQGGELPAQTQVVYVSPLKALSNDIRLNLDAPLEGIGQQFAQLGLEAPRITTAVRTGDTPQKERAAMRKLAPHILVTTPESLYVLMGSASGRQGLASVHTVIVDEIHALAGNKRGCHLALTLERLQALAGRPLRRIGLSATQRPVERVAQFLVGHERPCAIVDIGHVRQRDLALEVPPVPLGAVMATDVWSLVYERLAVLAREHRTTLVFVNTRRLAERLTRHLGERLGNDAVAAHHGSLAKEHRLAAEQRLKAGELQVLVATASLELGIDIGDVDLVCQIASPGSIAAFLQRVGRSGHQVEGIPKGRLFPTSRDDLIECVALLDCVRQGELDALHIPHAPLDVLAQQIVAEVSNQPWSERALFDLLRQATPYAELDEGHYQALLRMLAEGYNGRQGVRGAYLHRDAVNGTLRGRRGSQLTALTSGGTIPETADYAVLLEPQALNIGSVNEDFAVESIAGDIFQLGNASYRILRVEPGRVRVEDAHGLPPTIPFWLGEAPGRSDELSAAVARLQQRLDQQLQAGDTQQVQAWLQATYELDEACASQLLDYLGRTWQVLGALPSQQTLVMERFFDESGGTQLIIHSPFGSRINRAWGLALRKRFCRTFNFELQAAASEDAIVLSLSTSHSFDLDEVWRYLNSRSAEAILIQALLDAPLFGVRWRWNAAVAMALPRYVGGRKVAPQIQRMKSEDLVASVFPDQLACLENIVGERQIPDHPLVEQTLDDCLHEAMDSEGWLELLRRMERGEVALLSRDLPAPSPLASAILNARPYTFLDDAPLEERRTQAVHNRRWSDVHSADDLGALDADAIAAVQAEAWPQARNPDEMHEALMSLGAMTEHEVDTNGAWRDLLQQLAKAGRACRLGTGEHSLWLARERQQALLTLYPDARLEPDMPLLPGYDAPVDSDTALTELLRCRLDGFGPMTLEQIATPLALKAGDCEQSLARLEGQGLVMRGHFSPGQTRLQWCERHLLARIHRYTVKRLRQEIEPVSLQDYLRFLFDWQHVSGETRLRGSQALPEVLAQLQGFPAAAGAWEGDLLPARIKDYSPHWLDEACRSGQWSWSRLAATLSASTLASTPLVLLPREHLGLWRSLTPTPDLQQLGARAQRVLQTLQEQGALFFDELAHEAHLLPSELESALQELVGSGLASADGFSGLRSLISPAARRKPRTSRRGHPALSSSMVHAGRWALLRRSTVTVDSDQRLEHVARSLLRRYGVVCWRLLERESDVLPPWRTLLRCYQRLEARGEIRGGRFIAGLAGEQFALPEAVGLLRQVRNRTPGGELVMVSGCDPLNLVGTLLPGTKVPAVAGNRLLYRDGVPVASRVAGKYLFAVEASASEQDRWRQLLLRDTAAQVQPLV
- a CDS encoding alpha/beta fold hydrolase codes for the protein MRALLLFFLLLVSVPASFADARCDVHVPVQRVDLGELSLVYQSVGAPRDPALLLVMGLGGQLIHWPDDVVAALCRQGFRVIRYDNRDVGLSRWNQPPASASLTVELLRYKLGLPVSAPYSLTDMANDGVRLMDTLEIRQFHVLGVSMGGMIAQHIAAMAPGRVRSLTLVMSSSGAIGLPAPAPALVQLLARRGAPSREAAIEQQADLLAALGSPEVPDDRAALLEQAAVAYDRAFNPEGVKRQIMAILAEPSRVELLNQLRVPTLVVHGTADPLLPVMHGVHLAAHIRGSQLRLIPGLAHRFQERFKAPLLGAVLPYLQAHRQDVTHIARL
- a CDS encoding NUDIX hydrolase, which translates into the protein MPKTIRIAAALLIDLQGRTLLVRKRDTLAFMQPGGKIDPGESPAQALVRELHEELGLHVDPAQAVHLGRFSAPAANEPGFEVQAELFRVECREAVVPAAEIEEVMWLASDQATDLDLAPLTRDLILPLWREGLNAPR